A window of the Tachysurus fulvidraco isolate hzauxx_2018 chromosome 6, HZAU_PFXX_2.0, whole genome shotgun sequence genome harbors these coding sequences:
- the LOC113646258 gene encoding interferon-induced protein 44-like isoform X4, producing MANIVDAVIGLFITKPEFVTVLADKQVVHGQDFILSCEAKTEDVTVSWEKHGQKLRCVEGKHKMRKIGTNCVLEISNAEDGDEGNYTVTLSNKLGSTSCSAFVRIIIKEWRKVEWKQERMLKSLKTFQICNEVKELQFLTCGPVGAGKSSTINTIRSIFEGRQFIDCLAAAVTTTSHTLCYARFQIANEERSFPFVFNDIMGSETYSGVLNEDIISALKGHIKEGYPFNSQFPLSESSLYYNKNPTLSDQMHCLVFVMPADTISTQDQKFLQKMKSVVKAASNMGIPQVVFMTRVDLACPIPKENLQNVYKSKKIKDNMEKCSNELGVPLNHIFPILNYHEQIDMNEDINCLMLDALTLIIYFAKDYVLKKSSQQQSTC from the exons ATGGCAAACATTGTAGATGCAGTCATAGGACTCTTCATAACCAAACCTG AATTTGTCACAGTTCTGGCTGATAAACAAGTCGTACATGGACAGGATTTCATTCTTTCCTGTGAGGCAAAGACAGAAGATGTAACAGTCTCATGGGAAAAGCATGGCCAAAAATTGCGTTGTGTTGAGGGCAAGcacaaaatgagaaaaattgGCACAAATTGTGTCTTGGAAATTTCAAACGCTGAGGACGGTGATGAAGGAAACTACACTGTAACTCTGAGCAACAAATTAGGTTCCACCTCATGCTCTGCATTTGTGAGAATCA TTATAAAAGAATGGAGGAAAGTGGAATGGAA ACAAGAGAGAATGTTAAAGTCTCTCAAGACATTTCAAATTTGTAATGAAGTGAAAGAGCTCCAATTCCTTACCTGTGGACCGGTTGGAGCAGGAAAGTCCAGCACCATAAACACCATCAGATCCATTTTTGAAGGCCGCCAGTTTATCGACTGTCTGGCTGCTGCAGTAACAACAACGAGTCATACTCTATGC TATGCACGATTTCAAATCGCAAATGAAGAAAGATCATTTCCTTTTGTCTTCAATGATATAATGGGTTCGGAAACATACTCTGGAGTCCTCAATGAAGATATCATCAGTGCTTTAAAAGGTCACATTAAAGAGGGTTACCCG TTCAACTCTCAATTTCCACTGTCTGAAAGCAGCCTTTACTACAATAAAAACCCCACCCTGAGTGATCAGATGCACTGCCTGGTGTTCGTCATGCCAGCTGACACAATTTCAACCCAAGACCAAAAGTTTTTGCAAAAAATGAAGAGTGTTGTAAAAGCAGCAAGCAACATGG GAATACCTCAAGTGGTTTTCATGACAAGAGTAGACCTCGCATGTCCAATACCCAAGGAGAACCTGCAAAACGTCTACAAAAGCAAGAAGATCAAAGACAAT atgGAGAAATGCAGTAATGAACTGGGTGTGCCTTTGAACCATATCTTTCCTATCTTAAACTATCATGAGCAGATCGACATGAATGAAGATATAAACTGCCTGATGCTCGATGCCTTAACACTGATTATCTACTTTGCTAAAGACTATGTGCTCAAAAAGAGTTCACAACAACAATCAACCTGTTAA
- the LOC113646258 gene encoding interferon-induced protein 44-like isoform X1, with protein sequence MANIVDAVIGLFITKPEFVTVLPDKQVVHGQDFILSCKAKTEDVTVLWEKRGQKLLCVEGKHKMSKIGTNCVLEISNAEDGDEGNYTVTLSNKLGSTSCSAFVRIIIKEWRTVDWKKERMLKSLKTFQICNEVQELRFLLCGPVGTGKSSTINTIRSIFEGRQFIDCLAASGTTTSHTLRYERYQIANEEGSFPFAFNDIMGAETDSGILNEDIISALKGHIKEGYTFNSETPLSESSLYYNKNPTLSDQMHCLVFVMPADKISTQDPRFLQKMKSVVKTASSMGIPHVVFMTRVDHACLLTKENLQNVYKSKKIKDNMEKCSNELGVTVNRIFPVLNYHEQIHMNEDINCLMLDALTQIIHFANDYVLKKSSQQQSKCE encoded by the exons ATGGCAAACATTGTAGATGCAGTCATAGGACTCTTCATAACCAAACCTG AATTTGTCACAGTTCTGCCTGATAAACAAGTTGTACATGGACAGGATTTCATTCTTTCCTGTAAGGCAAAGACAGAAGATGTAACAGTCTTATGGGAAAAGCGTGGCCAAAAATTGCTTTGTGTTGAGGGCAAGCACAAAATGAGTAAAATTGGTACAAATTGTGTCTTGGAAATTTCAAACGCTGAGGACGGTGATGAAGGAAACTACACTGTAACTCTGAGCAACAAATTAGGTTCCACTTCATGCTCTGCATTTGTGAGAATCA TTATAAAAGAATGGAGGACAGTGGACTGGAA aaaagagagaatgttAAAGTCTCTCAAGACATTTCAAATTTGTAATGAAGTTCAAGAGCTCCGATTCCTCCTCTGTGGACCAGTTGGAACAGGAAAGTCCAGCACCATAAACACCATCAGATCCATTTTTGAAGGCCGTCAGTTTATCGACTGTCTGGCTGCTTCAGGAACAACAACGAGTCATACTCTACGT TATGAACGATATCAAATCGCAAATGAAGAAGGATCATTTCCTTTTGCCTTCAATGATATAATGGGTGCAGAAACAGACTCTGGAATCCTTAATGAAGATATCATCAGTGCTTTAAAAGGTCACATTAAAGAGGGTTACACG TTCAACTCTGAAACTCCACTGTCTGAAAGCAGCCTTTACTACAATAAAAACCCCACCCTGAGTGATCAGATGCACTGCCTGGTGTTCGTCATGCCAGCTGACAAAATTTCAACCCAAGACCCAAGGTTTCTCCAAAAAATGAAGAGTGTCGTAAAAACAGCAAGCAGCATGG GAATACCTCATGTGGTTTTCATGACAAGAGTAGACCACGCATGTCTATTAACCAAGGAGAACCTGCAAAATGTCTACAAAAGCAAGAAGATCAAAGACAAT ATGGAGAAATGCAGTAATGAACTGGGTGTGACTGTGAACCGTATCTTTCCTGTCTTAAACTATCACGAGCAGATCCACATGAATGAAGATATAAACTGCCTGATGCTCGATGCCTTAACACAGATTATCCACTTTGCTAATGACTATGTGCTCAAAAAGAGTTCACAACAACAATCAAAATGTGAATAA
- the LOC113646258 gene encoding interferon-induced protein 44-like isoform X2: protein MANIVDAVIGLFITKPEFVTVLPDKQVVHGQDFILSCEANTEDVTVLWEKHGQKLLCVEGKHKVSKIGTNCVLEISNAEDGDEGNYTVTLSNSSGSTSCSAFVRIIIKEWRTVDWKKERMLKSLKTFQICNEVQELRFLLCGPVGTGKSSTINTIRSIFEGRQFIDCLAASGTTTSHTLRYERYQIANEEGSFPFAFNDIMGAETDSGILNEDIISALKGHIKEGYTFNSETPLSESSLYYNKNPTLSDQMHCLVFVMPADKISTQDPRFLQKMKSVVKTASSMGIPHVVFMTRVDHACLLTKENLQNVYKSKKIKDNMEKCSNELGVTVNRIFPVLNYHEQIHMNEDINCLMLDALTQIIHFANDYVLKKSSQQQSKCE from the exons ATGGCAAACATTGTAGATGCAGTCATAGGACTCTTCATAACCAAACCTG AATTTGTCACAGTTCTGCCTGATAAACAAGTCGTACATGGACAGGATTTCATTCTTTCCTGTGAGGCAAACACAGAAGATGTAACAGTCTTATGGGAAAAGCATGGCCAAAAATTGCTTTGTGTTGAGGGCAAGCACAAAGTGAGCAAAATTGGTACAAATTGTGTCTTGGAAATTTCAAACGCTGAAGACGGTGATGAAGGAAACTACACTGTAACTCTGAGCAACAGTTCAGGTTCCACCTCATGCTCTGCATTTGTGAGAATCA TTATAAAAGAATGGAGGACAGTGGACTGGAA aaaagagagaatgttAAAGTCTCTCAAGACATTTCAAATTTGTAATGAAGTTCAAGAGCTCCGATTCCTCCTCTGTGGACCAGTTGGAACAGGAAAGTCCAGCACCATAAACACCATCAGATCCATTTTTGAAGGCCGTCAGTTTATCGACTGTCTGGCTGCTTCAGGAACAACAACGAGTCATACTCTACGT TATGAACGATATCAAATCGCAAATGAAGAAGGATCATTTCCTTTTGCCTTCAATGATATAATGGGTGCAGAAACAGACTCTGGAATCCTTAATGAAGATATCATCAGTGCTTTAAAAGGTCACATTAAAGAGGGTTACACG TTCAACTCTGAAACTCCACTGTCTGAAAGCAGCCTTTACTACAATAAAAACCCCACCCTGAGTGATCAGATGCACTGCCTGGTGTTCGTCATGCCAGCTGACAAAATTTCAACCCAAGACCCAAGGTTTCTCCAAAAAATGAAGAGTGTCGTAAAAACAGCAAGCAGCATGG GAATACCTCATGTGGTTTTCATGACAAGAGTAGACCACGCATGTCTATTAACCAAGGAGAACCTGCAAAATGTCTACAAAAGCAAGAAGATCAAAGACAAT ATGGAGAAATGCAGTAATGAACTGGGTGTGACTGTGAACCGTATCTTTCCTGTCTTAAACTATCACGAGCAGATCCACATGAATGAAGATATAAACTGCCTGATGCTCGATGCCTTAACACAGATTATCCACTTTGCTAATGACTATGTGCTCAAAAAGAGTTCACAACAACAATCAAAATGTGAATAA